GCTCTGCTGACTGCAGCAATCACAAGCCATTGTTTCAATGCCCGGGAACAAAAAATGCCTCCATTGAAATACAATTGAATATTCAATCAGGTATATATACAGCTGTGGAGACACGACTGATAAATCCAGCGAGAATGTCTGCACCATCCGCCCCTCTAAGCTTGATACATGAATATAGGGATCGCCCGTTTATACCGCGCGTGGAGCGACCGACTTGGCGCGGAGACGCTCGCCGTACCGATAGAAGAGCAGGGGCCCTGGAACAAACGCGAGGGCCAGCAGTCCTAACAACGTATTCCCCCAGCTATAATTTAGGCTTCGGTACATGGAAGGGCCTGCAAGAGGCAAGAATGTGCTCGAGATGTAACGGAGAAGGTTGTTGGCGCCCAGAGCAGAGGCCGCTGCTCGGGACCCAAACACATCAACCAGGTAGAGCTGCGAGGGCATCTGAACATCATTTATCAGCATTAATCAATACAATGGTAGCGGACGAGGCCATACAATGACAAAAAAGGATCCAAATCCCATGAAGACTGTGCCGATGATAGGCACGATCCAATGAACCTGATAGTACACTGTCCAGCCGTATAGGATCAACCCAAGCCCGACAAACGGACTGAACCAAATCATTAAGAGTAGTCTATATTCAGGTCGAGGCTGTTGCACCCCGTCAGCTTTCATCCGCGCTGCCTGTACACGGCCATGTAGAGTGGTGAAGAGGAGCATGCTAGCGACCAAGGCAATCCCCAGGCCCAGGTAAACCAGCCCGGATATGGATGTCGTGAATCCGTATTGGCCTTCAAACACGCTGGGAAAGGTTGTAAAGAGGAGGTACATTACTCCAAACACCAATGCCACGTAAAGGGAtatgacgaagaggatgggCGACCGGAACAGGAGCATCGTTGGGCGGATCAGGACCTGAAGAAGGACCTGGACTGGTGAGAGTGAATCATCACTGACAAGCCTGGAACGCAAATCCAAGCGGCCAGTCCTCGCACGGAGACGGGCAGCCTTGTGCTCGAGAATGATCTTTGGATGCGTTTCGCGCAGGATTACCAGCGCTGTCACTCCAGCGACTCCCCCCAGGATTGCCAGCAACCAGAACGTCCAACGCCAGCCTGGTCCTGCTGCGACAAAGCCCCCGATGACTGGTCCGAGAACCTGTATGAACGGTGGTTCATTAACAAATTCCTGTGGGAGATTGAAGATTGACATACTGGTCCGGCCAGAGGCCCCATACTGAATAACGCCATTGCTACAGCCCGCGTCTCAATAGTTGTAATGTCGGCGATGGTCCCACCACCAAGAGCCATTGGAGTACCACCAGCACTCCCagagaggaagcggaagacgaggaatTGGGCGACGTTCTGGCTCAGCGCATTGCCAATGATGAAGGCGACAAAGACGAGACTAGCGGCGTGATAAACAGGCGTCCGCCCGTAGACTTCGCTGAGAGGTGACGTGAACATAGGGCCAATAGCAATCCCCAATACATATAGAGTGACAGCGAGGGTACTGGCAACACTGGAGGTGATGTTCAAGTCGGCCTCGATTGCGCTGATGCCGGGAGCACACATTGTGGGTGCCATGTTCCTATAGAAATAAGCCAATGCTCGACAAGTCGGTAGGGAACGTACGTGATAAGAGCCAGGATGGAGACGACGACTACGTGCGCCCACCTCTTGGACTTTGGCCAGTTGCGAGGATTAGCACGgtcatcttcgccgtcccAGTCGACAATTCCGTCTTCCAGGCTGGTTTTCTCTGGTTGTTCTAGAGTCATATTGAAACTGTATGCACGAACTGGATCAGTGGCTACTTCCGGTCCGCTACGAGGGTCTGGCGGTGCTTTTAATATGTCAGATTCATCGGATATAGGATAATCGGAAATGAGCCACCTTGATATAGATGCATGATATAGTCTGCAGTAGATCGGAGGGTCGGAGGGTCGGAGGAGGAACGGAGGAATCGCGGGGCTGCTTAGGGCTACTTGGCAGCAAAACTCATCtctgtttctctttctttcattcatctcttcatctcgttcCTTTATTCCCGACGAGTACTATCCATCATGGATCAACCCGAAACAGGACGGAATGCTGATACCAGTCGGCGCAGAGAAAAACCCCAGCTGTCGTGCAATCAATGCAGGCGTCGGAAGTCAGCTTAGCTCTCTGTATTATAAGCCACGCTAACAGCATTCAGATCACGATGCGACCGTCAGAGGCCATGCTCTTTATGTTCTGCCCGCGGCCAGACATGCACATACCCAGAGAACGGCACAGCTGTTGCCAGCCCAGCGCCATCAAGGACACCCAGAGCGCAAACAAACATGCACGACCGTCTAGTTCATCTGGAGCGTCTTGTTATGTCTGTGATGCCCGATTCGGCTGCAACCAATACCGACTCTGGTGTGCAGCGATCGGTGCCAACCACGACGGGCAAAACGACGGGCGATACCCCGATAGATGAGCAGTCCGAATGTGGAAGCATGCGAATCAGTGCTTCGGAGCTCCAGTATGTCGGAGGTGACCACTGGGTTGCCATCTTGGGCGGCATAGCCGATCTGAAAGAGCATATCGAACGGGAGGAACAATTGCGACTGGCTGACAGTCCAGGCCGGACCGAGGACAGTGTCAGAGACTCAAGTCTACCGAGCCGGGATGGCGCATTCCTGTTGTATGGGCGTTACCGTCCAGAATCTCGAGATGCAATTCTCGCGGCGCTGCCTCCCAGATACGCCGTGGATCGCTACATCTCGCGCTACTTCAACTACCTGGATCTCGTCTCATCCGGTAAGTGTCTGTcgatatataaatatatgaTGGATGACTGACATATAGCTGAATCCAGCCACTGTCCATGGGCCCGTTTTCCTGCGCGAGGCAAGCCTTAAACTTCCCATGGAAGGTCCCAGTGCTGATGATCTGTAGTACGAAGCCTTCTGGGCAGACCCCTCGGGCATGCCCATAATGTGGATCGGGCTGCTCTTCAGC
The nucleotide sequence above comes from Aspergillus puulaauensis MK2 DNA, chromosome 3, nearly complete sequence. Encoded proteins:
- a CDS encoding uncharacterized protein (COG:K;~EggNog:ENOG410PMQS;~antiSMASH:Cluster_3.12), whose translation is MHDRLVHLERLVMSVMPDSAATNTDSGVQRSVPTTTGKTTGDTPIDEQSECGSMRISASELQYVGGDHWVAILGGIADLKEHIEREEQLRLADSPGRTEDSVRDSSLPSRDGAFLLYGRYRPESRDAILAALPPRYAVDRYISRYFNYLDLVSSATVHGPVFLREASLKLPMEGPSADDL
- a CDS encoding MFS transporter (COG:G;~EggNog:ENOG410PK58;~InterPro:IPR020846,IPR011701,IPR036259;~PFAM:PF07690;~SMCOG1005:Drug resistance transporter, EmrB/QacA;~TransMembrane:12 (i36-60o72-93i105-123o129-152i164-187o193-213i270-289o309-328i349-370o376-396i403-425o445-465i);~antiSMASH:Cluster_3.12;~go_function: GO:0022857 - transmembrane transporter activity [Evidence IEA];~go_process: GO:0055085 - transmembrane transport [Evidence IEA]) gives rise to the protein MTLEQPEKTSLEDGIVDWDGEDDRANPRNWPKSKRWAHVVVVSILALITNMAPTMCAPGISAIEADLNITSSVASTLAVTLYVLGIAIGPMFTSPLSEVYGRTPVYHAASLVFVAFIIGNALSQNVAQFLVFRFLSGSAGGTPMALGGGTIADITTIETRAVAMALFSMGPLAGPVLGPVIGGFVAAGPGWRWTFWLLAILGGVAGVTALVILRETHPKIILEHKAARLRARTGRLDLRSRLVSDDSLSPVQVLLQVLIRPTMLLFRSPILFVISLYVALVFGVMYLLFTTFPSVFEGQYGFTTSISGLVYLGLGIALVASMLLFTTLHGRVQAARMKADGVQQPRPEYRLLLMIWFSPFVGLGLILYGWTVYYQVHWIVPIIGTVFMGFGSFFVIMPSQLYLVDVFGSRAAASALGANNLLRYISSTFLPLAGPSMYRSLNYSWGNTLLGLLALAFVPGPLLFYRYGERLRAKSVAPRAV